Proteins encoded within one genomic window of Candidatus Methylomirabilota bacterium:
- a CDS encoding enoyl-CoA hydratase-related protein yields MPYETLLFEREEGFVVVTLNRPPANAINEKVVTELNDALNAVEHDDAVRAVIITGAGDRIFCGGADLGSAFSGGSVDVFIRFGNSVMRKLERFPKPVIAAVNGHATGGGCEIAMACHFRLLKETAKMGQTESNLGIIPGYGGTQRLPRLIGRTKALEFLILGTLIPAPECLALGLVNRLSKEGETLNDAKALARQLARRAPIATRLLIEVVDDGLEAPIDKASDIEVRAFLKTLRTEDAAEGIQAFFGKREPSFKGK; encoded by the coding sequence ATGCCGTATGAGACGCTCCTGTTCGAGCGCGAGGAGGGGTTCGTGGTCGTCACGCTGAACCGCCCGCCGGCCAACGCGATCAACGAGAAGGTCGTGACCGAGCTGAACGACGCGCTCAATGCCGTCGAGCACGACGACGCGGTGCGCGCCGTCATCATCACCGGCGCGGGCGACCGGATCTTCTGCGGCGGCGCCGACCTGGGCTCGGCGTTCTCGGGCGGCAGCGTGGACGTGTTCATCCGCTTCGGCAACAGCGTCATGCGGAAGCTCGAGCGCTTCCCGAAGCCGGTGATCGCCGCGGTCAACGGCCACGCGACCGGCGGCGGCTGCGAGATCGCCATGGCCTGCCACTTCCGGCTCCTCAAGGAGACGGCGAAGATGGGGCAGACCGAGTCGAACCTCGGCATCATCCCGGGCTACGGCGGCACGCAGCGGCTGCCGCGCCTGATCGGGCGGACCAAGGCGCTCGAGTTCCTCATCCTCGGCACCCTCATTCCCGCGCCGGAGTGCCTCGCGCTCGGCCTCGTCAACCGGCTCTCGAAGGAGGGCGAGACGCTCAACGACGCCAAGGCGCTGGCGCGCCAGCTCGCCCGGCGCGCGCCGATCGCCACGCGGCTCCTCATCGAGGTCGTGGACGACGGCCTCGAGGCGCCGATCGACAAGGCGAGCGACATCGAGGTGCGCGCGTTCCTCAAAACGCTCAGGACCGAGGACGCCGCGGAGGGGATCCAGGCCTTCTTCGGCAAGCGCGAACCCAGCTTCAAGGGGAAGTAG
- the fabG gene encoding 3-oxoacyl-ACP reductase FabG, with protein sequence MDLGIRDRVALVTGGARSLGKADAVTLAGEGCKVAIVDLNAEGAAETAGEIEKAGGRARGYACDIRESGAVQEVVARVERDLGPVDILVNNAGMIYTVGQLKDMRDEDWELNLSVNLTGTFKMTRAVFPGMRERRWGRIVCMASIAGLMGGFGQTAYATTKIGVIGFAKSVALEGARYNVTCNAVAPGIIAPNARLSPLYERMVKRVAMQKEGEPEDVAWAVAFLCSERARYITGTVLTVTGGMDLFTF encoded by the coding sequence GTGGACCTCGGCATTCGCGACCGCGTCGCCCTCGTCACCGGCGGCGCGCGGAGCCTCGGGAAGGCCGACGCGGTGACCCTCGCGGGCGAGGGCTGCAAGGTCGCGATCGTGGATCTTAACGCCGAGGGCGCGGCGGAGACCGCCGGGGAGATCGAGAAGGCGGGCGGCCGCGCGCGGGGTTACGCGTGCGACATCCGCGAGAGCGGGGCGGTGCAGGAGGTCGTCGCGCGCGTCGAGCGGGACCTCGGGCCGGTGGACATCCTCGTGAACAACGCCGGGATGATCTACACCGTCGGCCAGCTCAAGGACATGCGCGACGAGGACTGGGAGCTGAACCTCTCCGTGAACCTCACCGGGACCTTCAAGATGACGCGGGCGGTCTTTCCGGGCATGCGCGAGCGGCGCTGGGGCCGGATCGTCTGCATGGCCTCGATCGCGGGGCTCATGGGCGGCTTCGGCCAGACCGCCTACGCGACGACCAAGATCGGCGTCATCGGCTTCGCCAAGTCGGTCGCCCTCGAGGGCGCGCGGTACAACGTCACCTGCAACGCGGTCGCGCCCGGCATCATCGCGCCGAACGCGCGGCTCTCGCCGCTGTACGAGCGCATGGTCAAGCGGGTGGCGATGCAGAAAGAGGGCGAGCCCGAGGACGTCGCCTGGGCCGTCGCGTTCCTGTGCTCGGAGCGCGCGCGGTACATCACGGGCACGGTGCTGACCGTGACCGGGGGAATGGACCTCTTCACGTTTTAG